The window GTCATCCAGCAGCTAGCGACGGAGCCGGGCCTTTATGCCGAATCAGCCAGGGCCTCCACTGCGATCGCGAACTCGGTGCTGAGCAAGACGAATTTCTCTGCGCAGGTACGGGCATTTGTCGATGGTGGCGCTGCTTGACTCGCATTTTGCTCTTCATGCAGACAAGCTCGACGCTCGGCGGCGTCGAGACGTGGCTGGATCGAACCTGTTCGTACCTGGCGACGCGCGGCTTCGAGCCTGTGGTCGGGCTGGCGCGAGGACTTGCGAACAACAACCCCGCGCGTTACCGGCAACAGCATCCGGATCTCGATACGATCGAGGTCGACGGGCGCGGCCTGAACCGTGACGGGCGCGTGCGGGCCCTGATGCGCGGCATCCGCAAGGTGCGTCCAGCCATCGTGCTGCCCCTGGGTGTTGTGGATGCGAATGCCGCAGTCGTGCGATGCAAGCTGGATGGCGACGATGTGCGCTTGCTGGCGCATGCGCAGGGCAATCTGCCGCCGATGCTTGCGGATTTGAGGTTGTATCGGGACTGGTTTGATCGCGTGGTGTGCCCGGGCCGGCTGACCCGGCGGATGCTGGTCGAGTGGGGTGGATTCGCTCCCGAACGCGTCGAGCACATTCCGAACGGGGCGGATGCCCCCATCGTCGAGCGCCTGCCAAGGCGAAACGATGGCGTGCTTCGACTCGGCTACGTTGGCCGTCTCAGCCAGCCCGACAAGCGCGTACTCGATCTGGTGCCGCTGTGCCACGAATTGATCCGGCTCCGCGTTCCGTTTGAACTGGACGTGGCAGGGGATGGCCCGGCGCGCACGGAACTGGCAGCTGGATTGGCGGAGTTCGGCAGCCGCGTGCGGATGCTCGGACCAAAGGACCAGCAGACGCTTTACCGCGAGATTTTTCCGACT of the Thermomonas carbonis genome contains:
- a CDS encoding glycosyltransferase family 4 protein, whose product is MTRILLFMQTSSTLGGVETWLDRTCSYLATRGFEPVVGLARGLANNNPARYRQQHPDLDTIEVDGRGLNRDGRVRALMRGIRKVRPAIVLPLGVVDANAAVVRCKLDGDDVRLLAHAQGNLPPMLADLRLYRDWFDRVVCPGRLTRRMLVEWGGFAPERVEHIPNGADAPIVERLPRRNDGVLRLGYVGRLSQPDKRVLDLVPLCHELIRLRVPFELDVAGDGPARTELAAGLAEFGSRVRMLGPKDQQTLYREIFPTLDVLMMTSASEAFGIVLVEAMMHGVVPVSSRYHGFHSEGLVLEGETGLAFEVGDMAGAARAVQDLHAKPDRLQALAARARLHGAGYTWERSLSQWEASLRTVAEEPVLHATTHPIAMSAGESGRLERLGVSTGMVDRLRRLRRAVLGPAVPAGGEEWPLFHRFHKAEQLAAIREELLRIDGLAERAVPEAAG